From a region of the Armatimonas rosea genome:
- a CDS encoding S1 family peptidase, with the protein MKRLLVCALALSLALPSQAIVRRDDVADSQYLTLGAASQFSAVGNFGFCTGTLIAPQWVLCAAHCSIYMGGASFTLAGAGTAAVAEVFNAPGWNGQLENGSDISLVRLATPLVGVTPAQLYTGSSELGQVAYSVGYGAIGTGSLGNTGGGDNQKRAAMNVIDQTSSVLTGWATDYLIADFDSHLVTNTRFTQFGSDNNPLALEGSISFGDSGGGTFINDGGTWKVIGVHSWIDGLVSVNGVAGDGSDNSSYTDLYGVTRVSTHLAWINSTLAGSSAPEPGSVIFLGLGLGFLRTFRRRSLSKN; encoded by the coding sequence ATGAAGCGTCTCCTTGTTTGTGCCCTCGCCCTGAGCCTCGCCCTTCCCAGCCAGGCTATCGTGCGCCGTGACGATGTCGCGGATAGTCAGTACCTCACTCTCGGAGCAGCGTCTCAGTTTAGTGCGGTCGGGAACTTCGGGTTCTGCACCGGCACCTTGATCGCCCCCCAGTGGGTCCTGTGTGCCGCGCACTGCTCGATCTACATGGGCGGTGCCAGCTTCACCCTTGCCGGCGCAGGGACAGCCGCGGTGGCGGAGGTCTTTAATGCCCCGGGTTGGAATGGCCAGCTTGAGAACGGCTCGGATATCTCCCTGGTCCGGCTGGCGACCCCGCTGGTGGGAGTGACTCCTGCGCAGCTCTACACGGGCTCCAGTGAGCTAGGCCAGGTCGCCTACTCCGTAGGCTATGGCGCGATCGGCACGGGCAGCCTCGGCAACACGGGCGGCGGTGACAACCAGAAGCGCGCCGCGATGAACGTGATCGACCAGACCAGCAGTGTCCTCACGGGCTGGGCAACCGACTACCTGATCGCCGACTTTGACAGCCACCTCGTCACCAACACACGCTTCACCCAGTTTGGCTCGGACAACAACCCACTCGCTCTGGAGGGAAGCATCAGCTTTGGCGACAGCGGTGGCGGCACCTTCATCAACGACGGCGGCACCTGGAAGGTGATCGGGGTCCATAGCTGGATCGATGGCCTGGTCAGTGTCAATGGGGTGGCGGGGGATGGCTCCGACAACTCCTCCTACACCGACCTCTATGGGGTGACCCGTGTCTCCACACACCTGGCCTGGATCAACAGTACCCTCGCCGGTAGCAGTGCCCCGGAGCCGGGCTCGGTGATCTTTCTGGGGCTGGGGCTGGGATTTCTGCGAACTTTTCGGCGGCGCTCCCTGTCTAAGAACTAG
- a CDS encoding FmdB family zinc ribbon protein, with product MPIFEFACNDCPQKRFSELVGMLANPAPIQCPRCGSKNVRKLVSRFARLRSADEALDSLAELADTVDESSPQAMRHLMKEVAHGMDADLSGDDVEELFETAAESEE from the coding sequence ATGCCGATCTTTGAGTTCGCCTGCAACGACTGTCCCCAAAAACGCTTCTCCGAGCTGGTGGGGATGCTGGCAAACCCCGCTCCAATCCAGTGCCCGCGCTGTGGGAGCAAGAATGTCCGCAAGCTGGTCTCCCGCTTTGCCCGCCTACGCTCCGCCGACGAAGCGCTGGACTCCTTGGCGGAGCTGGCGGATACTGTGGACGAGAGTAGCCCCCAGGCCATGCGCCACCTGATGAAAGAGGTCGCCCATGGGATGGATGCGGACCTAAGTGGCGACGATGTCGAGGAGCTCTTCGAGACCGCTGCCGAGAGTGAGGAGTAA
- a CDS encoding DEAD/DEAH box helicase: protein MKKNDNPKPGKKPLPFGAKPNAPKSAPRPAAKKPTSAKPGYPAKPPFSPKPAVKPEASEPKRAVRPAPEPIPAPLEPPTAPRLKPRTIKPKEPTPFAATKERKGEGVAVSAAGDVTPKAVEPVVEAPLATFADLGLPEALLAAVTVAGFESPTPIQARAIPVLLEGKDLIGQAQTGTGKTAAFALPLLARIDVDAPGTQALVLVPTRELAIQAAEQIHKLAGKTGLRVVPVYGGQPIDRQFRALMKPPAVVVGTPGRLMDHMRRGSVVLDKVSFCAIDEADEMLAFGFIEDIETILAALPESRQTALFSATMPPAISALVKKFLPGAQKVEIAAKQRTVDTVRQVYYEVAPGKKREALTRILDMETPGPTIVFCRTRLETQELAELLSVRGYSAEPIHGDMAQSERDRVMKKFKEGQADILVATDVAARGLDIDSVTHVINFDLPWDVEQYIHRIGRTGRAGREGDALSLIEPRERRNLLRFEYQIGTKIAPLRVPSAADIAVRRREVFATKLAERLEAGNFEAQFPIVSELSESHDIADIAAAALQLLWEATSAGNSREAEMDEELAAQREQPEAGMVRLFVSMGRADKLRPSDLVGAILNETGLPPKAVGTIDVLDRVTFFEVPAANAEQVMDALSNTKLRGRRPKVGNARQVENRGRY, encoded by the coding sequence GTGAAGAAAAACGACAATCCTAAGCCAGGGAAGAAACCCCTGCCCTTTGGCGCGAAGCCAAATGCCCCCAAATCTGCCCCTCGCCCTGCGGCGAAGAAGCCTACCAGTGCGAAGCCGGGTTACCCCGCCAAGCCCCCATTCTCGCCCAAACCTGCCGTAAAACCCGAGGCGAGCGAGCCGAAGCGTGCCGTCCGACCGGCCCCTGAGCCTATCCCCGCACCGCTTGAGCCCCCCACGGCACCGCGCCTGAAGCCGCGCACCATCAAGCCCAAAGAGCCTACCCCCTTCGCAGCGACGAAGGAGCGAAAGGGCGAAGGGGTCGCCGTCTCAGCGGCGGGGGATGTCACCCCCAAAGCGGTAGAGCCCGTTGTTGAGGCACCGCTTGCCACGTTTGCCGACCTGGGCCTCCCCGAGGCGCTCCTCGCCGCGGTGACGGTCGCGGGGTTTGAGTCCCCCACACCGATCCAGGCACGTGCGATCCCTGTCTTGCTAGAGGGCAAGGACCTGATCGGGCAGGCGCAGACCGGAACCGGAAAGACCGCCGCCTTTGCCCTACCCCTGCTCGCCCGAATCGATGTGGACGCGCCGGGGACACAGGCGCTCGTGCTGGTTCCCACCCGTGAGCTGGCGATCCAGGCAGCCGAGCAGATCCACAAGCTCGCCGGGAAGACCGGCCTGCGGGTCGTGCCCGTCTACGGCGGCCAGCCCATCGACCGGCAGTTCCGTGCGCTCATGAAGCCCCCTGCCGTGGTGGTCGGAACCCCGGGACGCCTCATGGACCACATGCGCCGCGGCTCGGTGGTGCTGGATAAGGTCTCGTTCTGTGCGATCGACGAAGCCGATGAGATGCTGGCCTTTGGCTTTATCGAGGATATCGAGACCATCTTAGCGGCGCTCCCCGAGTCCCGCCAGACCGCGCTCTTCTCCGCGACCATGCCCCCGGCGATCTCCGCCCTGGTGAAGAAGTTCCTCCCCGGTGCCCAGAAGGTCGAGATCGCGGCCAAGCAGCGCACGGTCGATACGGTCCGCCAGGTCTACTACGAGGTCGCTCCCGGCAAGAAGCGCGAGGCGCTCACCCGAATCCTGGACATGGAGACCCCGGGGCCGACCATTGTCTTCTGCCGGACGCGCCTCGAGACCCAGGAGCTCGCCGAGCTGCTCAGTGTTCGTGGGTACTCCGCCGAGCCCATCCACGGCGACATGGCGCAGTCCGAGCGCGACCGGGTGATGAAGAAGTTCAAGGAGGGCCAGGCCGATATTCTGGTCGCCACCGATGTGGCCGCGCGCGGGCTCGATATCGACTCCGTGACCCATGTCATCAACTTCGACCTGCCCTGGGATGTGGAGCAGTATATCCACCGGATCGGGCGCACCGGGCGGGCGGGCCGCGAGGGCGATGCCCTGAGCCTGATCGAGCCGCGCGAGCGCCGCAACCTCCTGCGCTTTGAGTACCAGATCGGGACGAAGATCGCGCCGCTCCGGGTTCCTAGCGCCGCCGATATCGCCGTGCGCCGCCGTGAGGTCTTTGCCACCAAGCTGGCCGAGCGCCTGGAGGCCGGCAACTTCGAGGCCCAGTTCCCCATTGTTAGCGAGCTCTCCGAGAGCCACGATATCGCCGATATCGCCGCCGCCGCGCTCCAGCTTCTGTGGGAAGCGACCTCGGCGGGCAACTCCCGTGAGGCGGAGATGGACGAAGAGCTCGCCGCCCAGCGCGAGCAGCCGGAGGCGGGGATGGTGCGCCTCTTTGTGAGCATGGGCCGCGCCGACAAGCTGCGGCCATCGGACCTGGTCGGCGCGATCCTCAACGAGACGGGCTTGCCGCCCAAGGCCGTGGGGACGATCGACGTCCTGGACCGCGTCACCTTCTTCGAGGTGCCCGCCGCCAACGCCGAGCAGGTCATGGACGCGCTCAGCAACACCAAGCTCCGGGGGCGTCGCCCCAAGGTCGGCAACGCCCGTCAGGTGGAGAACCGGGGCCGCTACTAG
- a CDS encoding VanW family protein, producing the protein MKAPVVVVGGLVLAGLVWANLRVVPAKPEQRLAGYTTSLKGRKKAQIRNATLAARALEGRVIGVGKVFSYNAVVSANDNDSGYVPAPVSVEGTMVPALGGGVCQTSTTLYNAALLAGLTVVERHPHTVAPKYVPPGRDAAVAWPGVDLRLKNPYAFPVRLQASVRGERLCVEVWAAQGLPRAVTLESRVLSVQEPGHERVPGRRRASQGTPGLRVATYRTQGATRERLSDDTYATLNAVNSD; encoded by the coding sequence ATGAAGGCACCCGTGGTGGTTGTCGGGGGCTTGGTGCTCGCAGGGCTGGTCTGGGCAAACCTACGGGTGGTCCCCGCGAAGCCTGAGCAGCGCCTTGCGGGGTACACGACCAGCCTCAAGGGGCGCAAGAAGGCCCAGATTCGCAACGCGACCCTGGCGGCACGGGCGCTGGAAGGGCGGGTGATCGGGGTGGGGAAGGTGTTCTCCTACAACGCCGTGGTCTCCGCCAACGACAACGACAGCGGCTACGTTCCCGCGCCGGTCTCGGTGGAGGGGACGATGGTGCCGGCGCTGGGCGGCGGGGTCTGCCAGACCTCGACCACGCTCTACAATGCGGCACTGCTGGCGGGCCTGACCGTGGTGGAGCGCCACCCGCACACGGTCGCGCCCAAGTATGTCCCGCCGGGCCGCGATGCTGCGGTGGCCTGGCCGGGAGTGGACCTGCGGCTGAAGAACCCCTACGCCTTCCCCGTGCGCTTGCAGGCGAGCGTGCGCGGCGAGCGGCTGTGTGTGGAGGTCTGGGCGGCGCAGGGGCTCCCCCGCGCCGTGACCCTGGAGAGCCGCGTTCTCTCGGTGCAGGAGCCCGGCCATGAGCGCGTCCCGGGGCGTCGTCGGGCAAGCCAAGGAACTCCCGGGCTACGGGTCGCGACCTACCGCACCCAAGGGGCGACAAGAGAGCG
- a CDS encoding beta-N-acetylhexosaminidase, protein MSMKSWGTELLPLATAATVLGALATGCQKEPPAEPAPTPTPLPEEGIPLRQLAIATASPAPSADKGRPMLIPRPKEVQFREGGVFKLGPETPLVVLGALTPQEQRAVTALQAAMTARFGQPLKLSATALPNAIQLGGPRHPDTPQRPEGYLLRVLPDGVTLSASDARGLFWGVQTLLQLFVDKTELAAASVRDWPTLPLRAVHLFHGNRALPFHQKLIERIFAPLKLNALFLEVEQVRWDADPGVAPPWAGTPAQLREEIAFARERNLTVYPLLQSLGHMGWLLGQGTNSRFAEDPATPYALCLNDPAAVRYVERFVAEADALFQAPAFHVGLDEVSLKGRFPYRSRPTAAPELFLKGVKHWRDFFAARGKPIYVWADMALHAPEVKPAFGTAPSASQAAAIRAGIPRDVVIADWQYGEHADFPSLRQLKGAGFQKLVAASWYRPKNIQTLSRAAAQVGAQGLIQTTWCGYESSEDVLKTEEKRQFTAMVLAAEYFWNGGGPAPGELPFSPEAVFDQRWSA, encoded by the coding sequence ATGTCTATGAAATCATGGGGGACGGAGCTACTTCCCTTGGCGACTGCCGCCACTGTCTTGGGAGCACTGGCGACGGGTTGCCAGAAGGAGCCCCCCGCAGAGCCGGCCCCGACACCTACCCCCCTCCCCGAAGAAGGCATCCCTCTCCGACAGCTGGCGATCGCTACCGCCTCACCGGCCCCGAGCGCCGACAAGGGCCGGCCCATGCTGATCCCACGTCCCAAAGAAGTGCAGTTTCGTGAGGGTGGGGTCTTTAAGCTTGGCCCGGAGACCCCACTTGTCGTGCTGGGAGCCCTGACCCCCCAGGAGCAGCGCGCCGTGACCGCACTCCAGGCAGCGATGACCGCACGCTTTGGTCAGCCCCTCAAGCTCTCGGCTACGGCGCTCCCCAATGCGATCCAGCTGGGGGGACCACGGCACCCGGACACGCCCCAGAGACCCGAAGGCTACCTACTCCGTGTCCTCCCCGACGGCGTGACGCTCTCTGCAAGCGATGCCCGTGGGCTCTTCTGGGGCGTGCAGACTCTCTTGCAGCTCTTTGTGGACAAGACCGAGCTCGCCGCGGCGTCGGTGCGCGACTGGCCGACTTTGCCCCTGCGTGCGGTCCACCTCTTTCATGGCAACCGTGCACTGCCCTTTCACCAGAAGCTGATCGAGCGCATCTTTGCCCCCCTCAAGCTCAATGCGCTCTTTCTGGAGGTCGAGCAGGTACGCTGGGACGCCGACCCGGGAGTCGCGCCACCGTGGGCCGGAACACCCGCGCAGCTTCGTGAGGAAATTGCCTTTGCCCGGGAGCGCAACCTGACAGTCTATCCCCTCCTGCAGAGCCTGGGACACATGGGCTGGCTGCTGGGCCAAGGGACAAACTCCCGCTTTGCGGAAGACCCTGCCACCCCCTACGCGCTCTGCCTCAACGACCCCGCCGCGGTGCGCTATGTCGAGCGCTTTGTCGCCGAGGCTGATGCGCTCTTCCAGGCACCGGCCTTTCACGTGGGCCTCGACGAGGTCTCGCTCAAGGGGCGCTTTCCCTACCGCTCCCGCCCCACGGCAGCGCCCGAGCTCTTTCTCAAGGGGGTCAAGCACTGGCGAGACTTCTTTGCCGCCCGTGGCAAGCCGATCTATGTCTGGGCCGACATGGCGCTCCATGCCCCCGAGGTCAAGCCCGCCTTTGGAACCGCCCCAAGCGCCAGCCAAGCCGCCGCGATCCGGGCAGGCATCCCGCGCGATGTGGTAATCGCCGACTGGCAGTACGGCGAGCACGCGGATTTTCCGTCGCTGCGCCAGCTCAAGGGGGCGGGCTTTCAGAAGCTGGTCGCCGCGAGCTGGTACCGACCCAAGAATATCCAGACCCTCAGCCGCGCGGCAGCACAAGTCGGGGCGCAGGGGCTGATCCAGACCACCTGGTGCGGCTATGAGTCGAGCGAGGATGTTCTAAAAACGGAGGAGAAGCGCCAGTTCACCGCCATGGTGTTGGCTGCGGAGTACTTCTGGAACGGCGGTGGCCCCGCCCCAGGAGAGCTTCCCTTCTCTCCTGAGGCGGTCTTCGACCAGCGCTGGAGCGCCTAG
- a CDS encoding sigma-70 family RNA polymerase sigma factor, with the protein MAESEALTVESPSFGGNAGGVFERLMQRHRKQAYHVAYRMTGNHADAEDLLQEAFVRAFRFFDNYRRDLPFEKWLFRIMSNLFVDGVRKKNRMRTTSLDAPLTGEAESNLFLDIPDARTEPERVTLHEELDEQIQRALASLPADFRKTVILADIEQLSYEEISKLTGCTIGTVRSRLHRGRKLLRARLEGFSLR; encoded by the coding sequence ATGGCGGAGAGCGAAGCACTAACAGTCGAGAGCCCTTCTTTCGGAGGAAATGCAGGCGGCGTCTTTGAGCGCCTGATGCAGCGCCACCGGAAGCAGGCCTACCATGTCGCCTACCGGATGACAGGCAACCACGCCGATGCCGAGGACCTCCTCCAAGAGGCCTTCGTGCGTGCCTTCCGCTTCTTCGACAACTACCGCCGTGACCTTCCTTTTGAGAAGTGGCTCTTTCGGATCATGTCCAACTTATTCGTGGACGGTGTCCGAAAGAAGAACCGGATGCGCACCACGAGCCTGGATGCCCCGCTCACGGGCGAGGCGGAGAGCAATCTCTTCCTCGATATCCCCGACGCGCGCACCGAGCCCGAGCGGGTGACCCTGCACGAGGAGCTCGATGAGCAGATCCAGCGTGCTCTGGCATCGCTTCCCGCCGATTTCCGCAAGACGGTCATCCTCGCCGATATCGAGCAGCTCTCCTACGAGGAGATCAGCAAGCTCACCGGCTGTACGATTGGAACCGTCCGCTCTCGTCTTCATCGTGGCCGCAAGCTCCTCCGAGCCCGGCTGGAAGGGTTTAGTCTGAGGTAG
- a CDS encoding anti-sigma factor family protein, with protein MSCRHCRERLSAYLDSELSPDEREGVQSHLDSCAACTVEYRALAETKRALASLGARVSREEIERLLQTDVGETVRRYANMPVSPRTITAAILSVIGLCAVTARLTTRESRRGTPLSEGGYLVIQPDTPQATMAFSVLEVSSHQHLLASQNNIAETCYVVPAESSVLRPAIYCGTVYALPTPPPQTNRHRFYFQASFTTQ; from the coding sequence GTGTCGTGTCGTCACTGTCGAGAACGTCTCTCTGCCTATTTGGATTCAGAGCTCTCCCCCGATGAGCGTGAGGGAGTACAGAGCCATCTAGACTCTTGTGCTGCTTGCACGGTGGAGTACCGCGCCCTCGCCGAGACCAAGCGCGCCCTCGCCTCTTTGGGTGCCCGTGTCTCCCGAGAGGAGATCGAGCGCCTCCTCCAGACCGATGTCGGAGAGACTGTCCGGCGCTACGCCAACATGCCGGTCAGCCCTCGAACCATCACCGCCGCGATTCTCTCTGTGATCGGGCTCTGCGCGGTCACGGCCCGCCTGACCACCCGGGAGAGCCGCCGAGGAACCCCGCTCTCGGAGGGGGGCTACCTGGTGATCCAGCCCGATACCCCCCAGGCAACCATGGCCTTCTCGGTCCTAGAGGTCTCGTCGCACCAGCACCTGCTCGCCTCCCAGAACAATATCGCCGAGACCTGCTACGTGGTCCCTGCGGAGAGTAGTGTCCTGCGCCCTGCGATCTACTGTGGGACGGTCTATGCCCTCCCGACCCCGCCTCCCCAGACCAACCGGCACCGCTTCTACTTCCAGGCCAGCTTTACGACGCAGTAG
- a CDS encoding BNR-4 repeat-containing protein, translated as MAIFKAERDTGYRGIWYMNQPVKGPLRYKYSGGFATYPQQHVPIAIYAPKVQKTFFVYGATPQGKNTLWHAVSYFDHKTGTVPRPALLLDKKTDDAHDNPTLAIDGDGYLWVFSNSHGTGRPSFIHKSAKPYEIDAWERVLETNFSYGQPWWLERHGFVFLHTRYSKGRGLFCQTSRDGRTWAEPQPTAFIAEGHYQISWPDTERGVLTTVFDYHPKPGGLNARTNLYLMQSRDGGKSWTTILGERLALPLTQTPNPALVFDYQKEGKLVYLKDINYDSQGRVIVLYLTSKGFEPGPQSGPYQWWTARWTGAGWERYAFTESDHNYDHGSLYIEGEGSWRVIAPTGPGPQPGTTGGEVFVWTTRDFGKTWHKGASLTPAATRNHTYVRRPLHAHPDFYALWADGNPLDEERAPHASRLYAATLSGKVLSLPETMSQERALL; from the coding sequence ATGGCGATCTTCAAGGCGGAACGAGACACGGGCTATCGGGGGATCTGGTACATGAATCAGCCGGTGAAAGGCCCCCTGCGCTATAAGTACAGCGGGGGCTTTGCCACCTACCCGCAGCAGCATGTCCCGATTGCGATCTACGCGCCGAAAGTACAGAAGACGTTCTTTGTCTACGGGGCGACCCCGCAAGGCAAGAACACGCTCTGGCACGCGGTGAGCTACTTCGACCATAAAACGGGGACCGTGCCGCGTCCCGCGCTGCTTCTAGATAAGAAGACCGACGATGCCCACGACAACCCGACCCTGGCAATCGACGGCGACGGCTACCTCTGGGTGTTCTCCAACTCTCACGGGACCGGGAGGCCGTCGTTTATCCATAAGAGCGCAAAGCCCTACGAGATCGATGCCTGGGAGCGCGTGCTGGAGACGAATTTTTCCTATGGGCAGCCGTGGTGGCTGGAGAGGCATGGCTTTGTCTTTCTGCACACGCGCTACAGCAAGGGGCGAGGGCTGTTCTGCCAGACGAGCCGCGACGGGCGCACCTGGGCCGAGCCGCAGCCCACGGCGTTTATCGCGGAGGGGCACTACCAGATTAGCTGGCCGGACACCGAGCGCGGCGTCTTGACCACGGTCTTTGACTACCACCCCAAGCCCGGCGGACTCAATGCACGCACCAACCTCTACCTGATGCAGAGCCGCGATGGGGGCAAGAGCTGGACAACGATCTTGGGCGAGAGGCTGGCACTGCCGCTCACACAGACCCCAAACCCTGCGCTGGTCTTTGACTACCAAAAAGAGGGGAAGCTGGTCTATCTGAAAGATATCAACTACGATTCGCAGGGCCGCGTGATCGTGCTCTACCTGACCAGCAAGGGCTTTGAGCCGGGGCCGCAGAGTGGGCCGTACCAGTGGTGGACCGCCCGCTGGACAGGAGCCGGCTGGGAGCGCTACGCCTTCACCGAGAGCGACCACAACTACGACCACGGCTCGCTCTATATCGAGGGCGAGGGCAGCTGGCGCGTGATCGCACCCACCGGCCCCGGCCCCCAGCCCGGCACGACCGGCGGTGAGGTCTTTGTGTGGACCACCCGCGACTTTGGAAAGACCTGGCACAAGGGAGCCTCGCTGACCCCCGCTGCCACGCGCAACCATACGTATGTCCGTCGCCCGCTCCACGCCCACCCGGACTTCTACGCGCTCTGGGCCGATGGAAACCCGCTCGACGAGGAGCGTGCGCCCCATGCCTCACGGCTCTACGCGGCCACCCTCTCCGGGAAGGTCCTCTCCCTCCCCGAGACAATGTCCCAAGAGAGGGCGCTCCTATGA